The nucleotide sequence TCGAATCTTTAAAAGGATTCACATGCTGTATTGGACAGCTGTGCAATTATAGAATATGTATTTTTATTCGATACAATTATTCATGTGATATATCATTCAATGTCAAATACGAAATACACAGGTATCTGTGTAGACAGTGAATGCCAAATATATTAGCATTTGAATAACTGAGAAAATGTACAATATAACATTCTAAATACAGAATAACAAATATAGGGCCGAATGAAGGCTCGTAAAGCCCGAGGCTGGAAAACGATATTTGGATAATTTTAATATGTAAAACAGAGTATGTGATAAAATTATCTAAACatccaaacaaaaaattgtAACAAATATGTAGTTGATAACATGAATTGATTCTTTCATACTAATTATATAATGATTTAAAGCGATTGTATTTCTTGTTTACACATTCGTAACACTATTGTGCAATAGAACTGATTTGTATGGACTTGTTTAGCCTAAATCATGCACTTGTCTCATTGCAATCTTGTTACTGATCATAAATTTTGATCAATATGAATTATGCCGGTGCAATATGCATGCGTAGGTTAGTGCATGCACGTCGATAAAGATTTTTGTTCtgtacaataaaatattaaaatctgatataaaactttatttatttaaaagaaaataacgTAGACTCGCGATGTATATATTCTCAAAGATACTCGAGGACTCTACAAATTATACTTAATTATTTTTTGACAAAGCATTTTTTCGTCAATTTCATACGCGAttgtaatatatatttatacgtgtaaaaaatatttaatatctaaGACTTCTTcgtgaaaattaaatatttgcaaCTAGTTTGCATTCGCGAATAGTTATACTATAGgtatttattataattcttaTCGTTTTGTTTCATTGCTTTAACACGAAGTGTAAAATTATAGGTAATAAAAGAGCAAATATTTATAACGTTCTAGAAATTCGTTACGTTTCGTAAGCAGAGAGATCGCAAAAAGATAAACGGTACGGCATCTGGCATAATTTGCGTATAGACAAGTATAGGATTTAAGCGAATGAACATCCATATGTACCGCTATGGTTTAATGTTTCGATGGTAGGGTGGTAAGACACCTTTCGCGATTAAATTGACGAGACAAAACCGTTCTAACTCCGATAGAGATAGGATTAGTGTACCTTTGATTTTGACGTTATCTCATAGAATTGACATACTCggataaatttaatttctcgaGATACGTATACATGTTTGGTATCAGAGGTTATAACTATTATTGTAAGCTCCGAGCATTATGAAGACTTTCTCTAATAAAGCGAGACTGAACGATGTGCAACCGTTTGAATGTCAACATATGCAGTTGGTCTCGGTGAAGAAGAACACTGATGCAAACGTTATCCATAAGCCAGTTTCTTACCACAGCATTATTACAAGAATCCAACTGATATGCTTGACAGATTGTTATTGTCAAGAGACACAAAACACGTGGGCATTTTAACGGTCGTGTGTATATAGTAGACGATAATGAAATAAGTATATGTGCAATGTCCCTCGTGTTTCTTTGATGCCTGAGTTCTTTGATTCTGAAATTAACATTCTTCCCTGACACCTTGCTCCTTGTACTCGTTGCTAGTAAATAAGGCGCGAATGTGGATTAcgtgtttttaaaaatatcgtTAAACAGGGTAAAACTATACAGGCAGAAGTTAATAGTAATTATGAGATTATTGAAACTAATGAGAGTGATCCATAGGGAACAGTTTCTATCGACAAGTAAAGAACAATGTGTACCTTCAACAAAACTGTAAGTATTTACATAACGTATGAAATGAATGAACCGATATTCCGTGCAATGTGAAAATGGATATTAACAAATGTATAATTGTTTTTCAGATACTCAAATTCTCCTATAGGAATTATTATAATATGTTAGTATATAAGTTGAACAGAAGTTTTTGAAACAGTTGCTCTATATAACAGCAAGAAACATGTTTCATTACGTATGTATGCAACTACATTAGAACAAAATTCTTGTAAAAATGTCAGTTGCTGCTTgttcaaaaaataaaagaatggaCAGTGTAAATAATAAAGAAGAGATGATATATGAAAAATGGGAACGTTTTCATAATTGGGTACATTGTATGTGTATTGTTACTTTTGATCTTGAATTAGGTCAAGCTATAGAGGTATATTATGCTCATtgtattttacaattattttttttataatgtaaTTCTTTTAGGCAAATATGTTACATTATTAATAATGTGTATTATTATTTGCTAGGCTATATATCCAGGTCATATCATATTGTCTGAACAAGAAAGATCTAATGTATGTTATCTTGCTTTTCCTGATTCCAACTCTGGCTGTATGGGAGATACTCAGTATCATGTCAGAATAAGACAGAATGGAGCTGCAGTTCAAGAGACTAAAGCTTTAAAAGAATATGATAGGAGATCACCACCATTTTTGCAATGTGATAAGGATTATTACTGGGGTTATGTGTACTTTCGTCAAGTAAAAGACAAATCCCTTCCAAGAGGATATTTTCAAAAGGTACATTTTCCACAATAATACAACAAAAATACAAGTAAATGAATTTACTTATATTTCAGAGTATTGTTATAATTACAAAACTGCCATTTGTGAATCTCTTTGGTGAATTATGTGCTTTAATTGCTCCTGAGTTTTTTGAAGTGGGCAATGCTGTTATGGAAGCTATTGTAAGAGAAATTGACCATTGGCCACCTCCGGTACCTGGTCAGATAATTCATTTACCACTTATAGGTGTTTTGTTTCAAGTAAATATTAACATATTTTCATTTTGCTATATTGTATTGTATGCTAGCTTCTGCCCATGTCTTCATAAATTCGTTTTGTTTTAGACATATATTCCAAATCAAAACTATAAATCAACTGCACCTACAATTGCTGCCATGGATCATGCCCCAAATTTTCATGCAACCAGAAGACTAATTTTAACGTCTGCTTATGAGGGAGACATGTTTAGAAGTTTAGCTAGTGTTGTAAGTTATGTTCACCTATTATGGGAATTAGTATTACTTAGTGAACCAATTGTTGTTATGGCTGGTTCGCCTACCGGTTGTTCCGAAATGGTCCAAGCGCTCATTGCGTGAGTATAAGTATTTACAGTTAATGTAAAACAgttataaaataaaacataaGAATAAActgtttttagaatgatagcaccaTTGAAATATTGCGCTGATCATCGACCTTATTTCACAATTCATGATTCTGAGTTTAAAGAATATACTACGGATGCTCCATCACCTCCTGCTGTAATATTAGGTGTAACTAACCCCTTTTTTGCTAAGACTCTACAGCATTGGCCTCATATAATCCGAATAAGTAATGGAGTTACTAATGGTAAGTTTTATGAAATCTTATGTAAGTATTGTGTCTTAAAATTTTCTATACTTTAGAAAATCAAAAGTACAAAATAAAGAAGTCGGAAAATCTCAAAGTATTGGACACGAAACCAGGAGTGTATACACAATATAAACCTTTTCTTCACAAGGATAAaaccatattaaaaaaattatttagagGTATTCAGACAAAGAGACCAGGTGAAGTGCAAACAGCACTTTTAAAGCGCCATTTAATAGAATTAACAGAAAGCTTTATGATACCTCTTGAGAGATATATTGCAAGTCTTATGCCATTACAAAAGGACATATCACCTTTCAAAGTAACTATTGCCTTGCTTACTTGGTATTCAAACTACTGCAAACtactaataatatttattttaggcTACACCCATACCTGAATTGTTTAATCCAGATGACTTTTTAGCTACTTTGAGTAGCGCAGGACCACAATTGACTTCAGGCATAAAAGGAGATTGGGTAGGATTGTACAGACGATTTTTTCGCTCGCCCAACTTTTCTGGATGGTTTCACACCAGGTATACGGAATTATCCCAAAAATTGCAAGTCATACAACTTGAGGCACTGTCAAAAGCGGTACGCTGTATTAGTAACTagattttacctttcttttaaaTTGCATATGTTGTTTGTGTTAAATTATAATTGTTATAGGATTTAAAGACATGGGTACAAGGAAAGCAAGAAGTTGAACTGGTTGACATGATTCTCAGAATTCGACAAAAATTAGAAAAGACGTATATCGATGAAGTACCTATAGGTAATTCCGTAAGAGAAAAGCTTCAAGAAAGAATAAACGACATCACGCATACGTTACCAGATGATTTAAAAGATATTTTGAATCATGAATCTTGACATTACGATTATGCTATTAATTTTAAGGGTCGATAAATGATGTCTCCATTTAGATACAAACGAAATTATAAGCATGTCAATGGAGTAACTAGATTAAAAATATGTCCAAACCTTGCTCTCTTTGTTGATAAATGTACACAAATGATATAAACAGAAAGGAATAGTGGACAAAATATCTAAAATACGTAGAAATCGCAAAGTTTAGTTTTATTTgtagtttaattttttatttcctgCTTAAATACTCCAAGATGGATATTTCAGGATCACGCGATTTTTTATAAGTAACAGGAAAGGTGATACAGAAGTCAATACTGGTGcgtgaaatattttataggtgcgACTAAAGACTTACGTGCTCGTATTATTATTTCCACAATGATGAAAATATTACGTGCGTTTATctcgatatttttttttacaggatTTGTCGTTTTTTAATACTGTACAATTTCTGTTTATGTTATGTAACCGAGTTTCTTCCTAACATCATTTATCTAAACaacatattaataattttgtattctTTGTGTTTCTAACATCTATGAAtgagataatattttttttttttattccaagaataataataaatattaattacatgTGAATGTAATAGAAAAAAAGAGCACTACTGTTGTATGTGTATATATGTGTCTAACATGAGATCTGTAAATATCGATATGAATGATGAATGTAATaaagatttattttaataataatgtaatattTGATATGACCTTTCCTATCTAATCAAGAACAATCTATATATCTATTCTCTTATTTAATGAATTAATGATTAATGTTTGAGCTATCTCATACATACAGCGTTTTCTATAGGGAGAAAGTGCAACGTATAATGAAACCAAACGATTAACGCTCGAGTTAGAAAATACGTTTTCTATGGAGGCAAAATGCTACGTACAAATTAATGCCATCATTAGACCCGAGTATTTACTACTAAGGAAATGAAGTTGCATTCAAATTATATACTGATATATTTACCATCGTCACGTATAACATTTTCTtgcaaaacaaaattattttcaattttgataCTTACGTTAAGTACTTTCCACAAGAACTCTACAATTACAAATAAGTACAAAGTAGAGGACGCTCCGGCAAAGTAAAACATTTTTGTTTGTTGGTTCTTATTGGCTGTCTGAAAGTATACGTCCATTTTCATTAGTCGAGTTTTAGCGCGGTAATAATACGTCTCTGGTTATTCCGCCAATCCACGTAAAGTTTTCCTCTAGCAAGATTTTAAAATGAAATACTAACCGTTTGTTACGGAATTATTTGTGAGCTCGCAGTAAAGAAATGTACGTTAATATATATTTCGAATTAATTCTCGAAGACTTCGTGTGAtatatgaaaataattattaatttcttaTTTCGTAAGTGATCGGTTAACAAGGAACAACAGGTACGTGTCTAAACCAAACTATTATGAAACGAACGATTTTGTTGTGTTATTATCGATATCCGAAAACAGCGTGTGCTTCAAAACATTTGTAATAATAGATGATTTAAATAGCAATACCTGTATTTATATATTGTTTAAGAatctaaaatacttcagtttccACGTAATAatcttttaattgaaaatgtattTAGAGGAGAACATAGAAAATAGATAAacctttaataaataatatttttattttaaatattttgcagATGGATAATACATTGGACTCTATTAGAGCTTCTTCTAATCCTAGTTCACAAGCAGAAATGTCAT is from Colletes latitarsis isolate SP2378_abdomen chromosome 4, iyColLati1, whole genome shotgun sequence and encodes:
- the LOC143341164 gene encoding protein DENND6A isoform X2; amino-acid sequence: MSVAACSKNKRMDSVNNKEEMIYEKWERFHNWVHCMCIVTFDLELGQAIEAIYPGHIILSEQERSNVCYLAFPDSNSGCMGDTQYHVRIRQNGAAVQETKALKEYDRRSPPFLQCDKDYYWGYVYFRQVKDKSLPRGYFQKSIVIITKLPFVNLFGELCALIAPEFFEVGNAVMEAIVREIDHWPPPVPGQIIHLPLIGVLFQTYIPNQNYKSTAPTIAAMDHAPNFHATRRLILTSAYEGDMFRSLASVVSYVHLLWELVLLSEPIVVMAGSPTGCSEMVQALIAMIAPLKYCADHRPYFTIHDSEFKEYTTDAPSPPAVILGVTNPFFAKTLQHWPHIIRISNGVTNENQKYKIKKSENLKVLDTKPGVYTQYKPFLHKDKTILKKLFRGIQTKRPGEVQTALLKRHLIELTESFMIPLERYIASLMPLQKDISPFKATPIPELFNPDDFLATLSSAGPQLTSGIKGDWVGLYRRFFRSPNFSGWFHTRYTELSQKLQVIQLEALSKATWVQGKQEVELVDMILRIRQKLEKTYIDEVPIGNSVREKLQERINDITHTLPDDLKDILNHES
- the LOC143341164 gene encoding protein DENND6A isoform X1, whose amino-acid sequence is MSVAACSKNKRMDSVNNKEEMIYEKWERFHNWVHCMCIVTFDLELGQAIEAIYPGHIILSEQERSNVCYLAFPDSNSGCMGDTQYHVRIRQNGAAVQETKALKEYDRRSPPFLQCDKDYYWGYVYFRQVKDKSLPRGYFQKSIVIITKLPFVNLFGELCALIAPEFFEVGNAVMEAIVREIDHWPPPVPGQIIHLPLIGVLFQTYIPNQNYKSTAPTIAAMDHAPNFHATRRLILTSAYEGDMFRSLASVVSYVHLLWELVLLSEPIVVMAGSPTGCSEMVQALIAMIAPLKYCADHRPYFTIHDSEFKEYTTDAPSPPAVILGVTNPFFAKTLQHWPHIIRISNGVTNENQKYKIKKSENLKVLDTKPGVYTQYKPFLHKDKTILKKLFRGIQTKRPGEVQTALLKRHLIELTESFMIPLERYIASLMPLQKDISPFKATPIPELFNPDDFLATLSSAGPQLTSGIKGDWVGLYRRFFRSPNFSGWFHTRYTELSQKLQVIQLEALSKADLKTWVQGKQEVELVDMILRIRQKLEKTYIDEVPIGNSVREKLQERINDITHTLPDDLKDILNHES